The genomic DNA CGCACCGGACCACCGGCCGGAGATGTACGTCCTAGAAGGAGGACACGCATGTCCCAGACTTACGGCAAGACCCGCTGGAAGCGCTTCGCCCTGGTGATGGTGCCCGGTGTGGCCGCCACCGCCGCGATCGGCGTCTCGCTGGCCAACAGCGCGCTGGCCGCCTCGTTCAGCGTCTCGGGCCAGCAGTTCAAGGTCACCACCGCCCAGCTGCACGGCTACGGCTTCTCGCAGTTCGGCTCGGTCGACGTCGACGCGGGCAAGGGCTTCCACCCGGTCGCGGTCTCGGCGTTCGACTCCGCCACCATCAACAGCCTGTGCCAGTCCGTGGTGACCGACCTGTCGGCCCTCGGCCTCGGCAAGATCACCCTGCAGCTGAACGCGGGCCAGGACCCGGCCAAGCCGGTCGTCGCCGAGAACCTGCTGATCGACCTCGACCAGCTCGAGGCCGACGCCGAGTTCAAGAACATCAACATCGGTCAGGACGCCTCCACCCTGACGGGCTCCGCCCTGAAGGACTGGAAGACCAACCCGGTGCTCGGCTCGAAGGGCCTGCCGACCGGCGACAAGGGCTTCGCCCAGCGCGCCGACGAGGCGACCCTCTCCGGTGTCAAGCAGACCGCGTGGGCGACCTCGGCGGGCACCTTCAAGCTCAACGGCCTCAAGCTGAACCTCCTCAAGGGTGACGGCGCGGGCAAGGAGTGCTACTGATCCTGTCCCCGTGGGCGGGCCGTGAGGTCCGCCCCGCGTGACAGCCTCTCGGCCGGGAGCGGCAGCAGCCGCTCCCGGCCGTACCCCCACCCAGCTCCATCCCTCGTACGGATCTTCGAGGAGTCGCACCATGTCCAGCGCAACCGTCAACGCGTGGCCCGAGGCTGACGGTGAGCCCACCGGTCTCCGGGCGCGTTTCCGCGCCTGGCGGCGCTCCCGGCCGTTCTGGGGTGGCCTGCTGGCCATGATCGCCGGCCTGCCGATCCTGTACTTCCCCTACGCGCACCTGTCGTTCAACGGCATGACGGTGGCGATGTCGACCACCGCCGGCGCCGGCTCGATGCTGATCGGCCTGCTGATGGTCGCGCTCGGCCTGACCGCGTGGTTCCAGCCGCTGGTCCGGGTGTTCTGCGGTGTCGCGACCACCATCCTGGCGCTGATCTCCATCCCGGTGTCCAACCTGGGCGGCTTCGGCCTGGGCCTGATCACCGGCCTGATCGCCGGTGGCCTGCTCTGTGCCTGGGCGCCGCTGAAGCCGGAGGCCGTCCCGGTCGAGGCGCAGGCCGCCGAGGTGCCGGAGGCCGACGCCCAGCTGGCCGCCATCATGGCCGCCGCCCCGCCGGTCGAGCAGACCGCCGTCGAGCGGACCGTCGAGCAGCCCGCCGTCGAGCAGGCGTCGCAGCCCGCCGCCGCGCAGGCCGTCGACCCGGGGGAGCAGAAGTGACCGACCGAGACGAGCCGTCGGTGCCGGGCCCCCGGCACGCGGCGCCGAAGGCGGGCGTCCGCAGCCGGCTGCGCGGCCGGGCGATGGCGATAGCCGCGGTGCCCACCGCACTGCTGGTCGGTGCCGCCTACGCGCCGACCCTGGCGATGGCCGACACCCCGGCGGGGAAGGCCTGCGCGTCCACCCCGGACGCGGTGCTGGAGGAGACCCCGGTCCCCAAGAGCGAGATCAAGGTCCTTCCGGACTCGGGCACCGGCACCAAGAGCACCGGCACCAAGAGCACGGGCACCGGCACCTCGGGCAGCACGACGAAGACCGCCGCCCAGGGCTCGGCCGCCGCCGTCCCGGCCCTGTTCACCACGCCGAACGAGCCGGTTGCCACGGGCGTCCAGCAGGTCGGCCTGATCGACGACCTGTTCAACGACATCTTCCACCCGGGCGGCACCGCGACCCCGAGCCCGTCGGCCAGCCCGTCGGCCGGCCCGGCGACCACGTCGAAGCCCGCCCCGGCCACCCCCGCGCCGTCCGCCTCCGCCTCGGCGTCGGCCTCGCCCTCCGCGGGCAAGGGCGGCTCCACCGCGCCGGGCACGGCGTCCGCCGCCCCGACCGCGGGCGGCAGCGCCCCGGCGGCCGCCGGCAAGGCGGCCGCGTCGCCGTCGCCGTCGCCGTCCGCCTCGGCCTCGGTCGGCCCGAACTGCCTGGTCTCCACCAAGGGCCTGGCCGCCGCGGCCGCGCCCGGCGACCACGTGGTGCCGGAGCAGAACTGGGTGCTGCACTCCTCGCGCCTCGCGCTGCACGGCTCGGTCTTCAACGGCGTCTACGACGTGAAGACGCCGACCGGCACCAAGCGGGTGCTGAAGTTCACCACCGCCTCGGTGGACATCGAGAACCTCGACATGTCGACGATCGAGGTCCCCGGCAAGACCTTCCACGTGAAGAGCCGCGCGGGCTCGACCTCGACCATGCGCAGCGGCCCGATCACCATGTACGTGGAGAGCCTGTCGGGCCACCTCTCGGCGATCTACGGCCTGCCGATCCCGATCGACCTGGGGGAGATCACGCTCACCCCGGACACCCTGCCCAAGTGGCTGTGGGACCTGATCGGCACCGTCCCGATCCCGCTGGACATCACGCTGGACGACGCCAAGGCCGTCCAGGCCGGCCAGTTCGGCGGCACGCTGAAGATCCCGGGCATGCGCCTGTTCAACGACGACGCGCCCTACGACGGCTGACCGGCCCGGCCGGTCGGTGACGACGTGAGGAGGCCCCCCGACCGGTCACGGTCGGGGGGCCTCCTCACGTGTACGGGGTCAGCCCTCGGAGCGGGTGCCCAGGTGGTGCACCTGCACCATGTTGGTGTTGCCGGGGACGCCGGGCGGGGAGCCGGCCGTGACGATGACGGTGTTGCCCTCGTCGAGGCGGTTCATCCGCAGCAGCTCCCGGTCGACCTGCGCGACCATCTCGTCGGTGGTCTCGACCTGCTCGGTGACGTAGGCCTCGACGCCCCAGCTCAGCGAGAGCTGGTTGCGGGTGGCCGCGTCCGGGGTGAACGCGATCACCGGGATCGGCGAGCGGTAGCGGGACAGGCGGCGGGCGGTGTCACCGGACTTGGTGAACGCGACCAGCGCCTGGCCGTTGAGGAAGTCGCCCAGCTCGCACGCGGCGCGGGCGATGGAGCCGCCCTGGGTGCGCGGCTTGCGGCCCGGGTTGAGCGGCTGGAGGCCCTGCGAGAGCAGCTCCTCCTCGGCCTTCTCGGCGATCCTGCTCATGGTCTTGACGGTCTCGACCGGGTACTTGCCCACGCTGGACTCGGCGGAGAGCATGACCGCGTCGGTGCCGTCCAGGATGGCGTTGGCGACGTCGGAGACCTCGGC from Kitasatospora terrestris includes the following:
- a CDS encoding DUF6230 family protein — its product is MSQTYGKTRWKRFALVMVPGVAATAAIGVSLANSALAASFSVSGQQFKVTTAQLHGYGFSQFGSVDVDAGKGFHPVAVSAFDSATINSLCQSVVTDLSALGLGKITLQLNAGQDPAKPVVAENLLIDLDQLEADAEFKNINIGQDASTLTGSALKDWKTNPVLGSKGLPTGDKGFAQRADEATLSGVKQTAWATSAGTFKLNGLKLNLLKGDGAGKECY
- a CDS encoding DUF6114 domain-containing protein produces the protein MSSATVNAWPEADGEPTGLRARFRAWRRSRPFWGGLLAMIAGLPILYFPYAHLSFNGMTVAMSTTAGAGSMLIGLLMVALGLTAWFQPLVRVFCGVATTILALISIPVSNLGGFGLGLITGLIAGGLLCAWAPLKPEAVPVEAQAAEVPEADAQLAAIMAAAPPVEQTAVERTVEQPAVEQASQPAAAQAVDPGEQK